A region of Saccopteryx leptura isolate mSacLep1 chromosome X, mSacLep1_pri_phased_curated, whole genome shotgun sequence DNA encodes the following proteins:
- the LOC136386488 gene encoding zinc finger protein 449-like — protein MTLTSSKVLQIGPASLKAGTGTKEYCARLRKQGDSSQSLSVWCYTKRGSWTDDDTPGLVLMGHPQSEPDPAAASERDLQDCKEVQQLLELLDFKIDRNALLGPSSPEDSEEPKTQLENHTEQLPGDHALPVDDWNPFPGDRAQRSNKEQPLSSSALEQNSVQKQAHRCIQCGKCFVSKKVLKGHLRIHSGELPHECLECGKRFLRKSNLQRHLRVHSREAPYKCSACEKRFTRASQLMEHQETSSPQGVYTCPDCRSQFCVRKYFMQHQKSHTTVKPHKCHSCGKRFSQKRDLHVHHMAHTAERPFVCEQCGKSYRQKSSLAFHLRNHPRGEAIVLQAS, from the exons ATGACGTTGACATCCAGCAAGGTGCTCCAGATTGGGCCAGCTTCTTTGAAGGCTGGCACTGGCACCAAGGAGTACTGTGCCAGGCTGAGGAAGCAAGGGgacagttctcagtctctttcGGTTTGGTGCTACACAAAAAGGGGCAGCTGGACTGACGATGATACTCCTGGCCTTGTTCTCATGG GACACCCACAATCAGAGCCTGACCCTGCAGCGGCCTCGGAGAGAGACCTACAGGATTGCAAGGAAGTGCAACAACTGTTGGAATTGCTTGACTTCAAGATAG acAGAAATGCACTTCTTGGTCCCAGTTCACCAGAAGACTCTGAAGAGCCAAAAACTCAACTGGAAAATCACACAGAGCAGCTACCCGGAGACCACGCATTGCCTGTTGATGACTGGAACCCCTTTCCAGGAGACAGAGCTCAGAGATCCAACAAGGAACAACCCCTCAGCTCCAGTGCCCTTGAGCAAAACAGTGTCCAAAAGCAAGCACACCGATGTATTCAGTGTGGGAAATGTTTTGTTTCCAAGAAGGTACTTAAAGGGCACCTAAGAATTCATTCAGGAGAGCTCCCTCATGAGTGCCTTGAATGTGGGAAAAGATTCCTTCGTAAGTCCAACCTACAACGGCACCTCCGAGTTCATTCAAGGGAGGCACCCTATAAGTGCAGTGCGTGTGAGAAGCGATTCACTCGGGCGTCACAACTCATGGAACACCAGGAAACCTCTTCTCCTCAAGGAGTGTACACTTGCCCTGACTGTAGGTCGCAATTttgtgttagaaaatattttatgcaacaCCAAAAAAGCCACACAACTGTAAAACCCCATAAATGTCACAGTTGTGGGAAGAGATTTAGTCAAAAAAGAGACCTTCATGTGCACCACATGGCACACACTGCAGAGAGACCGTTTGTGTGTGAGCAGTGTGGGAAAAGCTATAGACAGAAATCAAGCCTTGCTTTTCATTTAAGAAACCATCCTAGGGGAGAAGCCATTGTTCTACAAGCTTCTTAA